In Phragmites australis chromosome 16, lpPhrAust1.1, whole genome shotgun sequence, one DNA window encodes the following:
- the LOC133895533 gene encoding MADS-box transcription factor 7-like isoform X2 has product MGRGRVELKRIENKINRQVTFAKRRNGLFKKAYELSVLCDAEVALIIFSNRGKLYEFCSTQSMPKTLEKYKKCSYAGPETALENRENEQLKSSRNEYLKLKARVENLQRTQRNLLGEDLDSLGVKELEHLEKQLDSSLKHIRSTRTQHMVEQLTELQRREQMFSEANNRLRRKVNVQLEESNQVIWQQAWEHRERQPEVQQQQLHGSNEFFHPLDAAGEPTLQMGYPSEALTSSCMTTFLPPWLP; this is encoded by the exons atggggagggggcgGGTGGAGCTGAAGCGGATCGAGAACAAGATCAACCGGCAGGTGACCTTCGCCaagcgccgcaacggcctgttCAAGAAGGCGTACGAGCTCTCCGTGCTCTGCGACGCCGAGGTCGCGCTCATCATCTTCTCCAACCGCGGCAAGCTCTACGAGTTCTGCAGCACACAAAG CATGCCAAAAACACTTGAGAAGTATAAAAAATGCAGTTATGCAGGGCCAGAAACAGCCctagaaaatagagaaaatgag CAATTGAAAAGCAGCCGCAATGAGTACCTCAAATTGAAGGCACGTGTTGAAAACTTGCAGCGAACTCAAAG GAATTTGCTCGGCGAAGATCTTGATTCATTAGGTGTAAAGGAGCTCGAACACCTTGAGAAGCAACTTGATTCATCCTTGAAGCACATAAGATCTACGAGG ACACAGCACATGGTTGAACAACTGACGGAACTTCAGAGAAGG GAACAAATGTTTTCTGAAGCAAATAATCGTCTTCGAAGAAAAGTAA aTGTGCAGCTGGAGGAGAGCAACCAAGTTATCTGGCAGCAAGCGTGGGAGCACCGCGAGCGGCAGCCCGaagtgcagcagcagcagctgcacgGCAGCAACGAATTCTTCCATCCCCTCGATGCTGCTGGTGAACCTACCCTTCAGATGGG GTACCCTTCTGAGGCGCTGACTAGCTCATGCATGACCACCTTCCTGCCCCCATGGTTGCCATGA
- the LOC133895533 gene encoding MADS-box transcription factor 7-like isoform X1 translates to MGRGRVELKRIENKINRQVTFAKRRNGLFKKAYELSVLCDAEVALIIFSNRGKLYEFCSTQSMPKTLEKYKKCSYAGPETALENRENEQLKSSRNEYLKLKARVENLQRTQRNLLGEDLDSLGVKELEHLEKQLDSSLKHIRSTRTQHMVEQLTELQRREQMFSEANNRLRRKLEESNQVIWQQAWEHRERQPEVQQQQLHGSNEFFHPLDAAGEPTLQMGYPSEALTSSCMTTFLPPWLP, encoded by the exons atggggagggggcgGGTGGAGCTGAAGCGGATCGAGAACAAGATCAACCGGCAGGTGACCTTCGCCaagcgccgcaacggcctgttCAAGAAGGCGTACGAGCTCTCCGTGCTCTGCGACGCCGAGGTCGCGCTCATCATCTTCTCCAACCGCGGCAAGCTCTACGAGTTCTGCAGCACACAAAG CATGCCAAAAACACTTGAGAAGTATAAAAAATGCAGTTATGCAGGGCCAGAAACAGCCctagaaaatagagaaaatgag CAATTGAAAAGCAGCCGCAATGAGTACCTCAAATTGAAGGCACGTGTTGAAAACTTGCAGCGAACTCAAAG GAATTTGCTCGGCGAAGATCTTGATTCATTAGGTGTAAAGGAGCTCGAACACCTTGAGAAGCAACTTGATTCATCCTTGAAGCACATAAGATCTACGAGG ACACAGCACATGGTTGAACAACTGACGGAACTTCAGAGAAGG GAACAAATGTTTTCTGAAGCAAATAATCGTCTTCGAAGAAAA CTGGAGGAGAGCAACCAAGTTATCTGGCAGCAAGCGTGGGAGCACCGCGAGCGGCAGCCCGaagtgcagcagcagcagctgcacgGCAGCAACGAATTCTTCCATCCCCTCGATGCTGCTGGTGAACCTACCCTTCAGATGGG GTACCCTTCTGAGGCGCTGACTAGCTCATGCATGACCACCTTCCTGCCCCCATGGTTGCCATGA